In Geitlerinema sp. PCC 9228, one genomic interval encodes:
- the urtC gene encoding urea ABC transporter permease subunit UrtC codes for MTWDTAIAKGTYKKRQRKKVLLETGIVIAIAFLLAAIIPLILPTFRLNLLGRFLSLAIVALGIDLIWGYTGLLSLGHGIFFGLGGYAFAMHLNLQLPEGQIPSFFSLYGVQELPWFWQPFHSFPFSIVAIFLIPSIVAGLFGYLLFKNRIRGVYFSIVTQAALLVFYNFFNGQQKLINGTNGLKTSTTNLFGTYQVGSDSVQLVFYIITVIAVALAYAFCRWLIGGQFGRLLIAIRDDENRVLFSGYNPTGFKVLVFAISGGLAGIAGALYTVQSGIITPQSSMEIAFSIEMVIWVAVGGRGTLVGAILGTLLVRFAQTFLSEQFPEIWLFFQGALFLIVVTVLPNGIIGWLRQDGIFYLRRWLGMDKYLATYPQIEANPEVQQEREETVEDSHQEKP; via the coding sequence ATGACTTGGGATACTGCGATCGCGAAAGGAACCTATAAAAAAAGACAGCGTAAAAAAGTCTTGCTAGAAACCGGCATCGTCATCGCGATCGCTTTTCTTCTAGCAGCCATTATCCCTTTAATTTTACCAACATTTCGACTCAACTTGTTGGGCAGATTCTTATCCTTAGCGATCGTAGCTTTGGGAATCGACCTCATCTGGGGATACACCGGATTGTTAAGTTTGGGTCATGGCATCTTCTTTGGCTTGGGAGGATATGCCTTTGCCATGCATCTAAACTTGCAGCTACCCGAAGGTCAAATTCCCTCCTTCTTTTCCCTCTACGGCGTACAAGAATTGCCCTGGTTTTGGCAGCCTTTCCATTCCTTTCCTTTTTCCATCGTCGCTATCTTCTTAATTCCCAGCATCGTCGCCGGTTTATTTGGCTATTTGCTATTTAAAAATCGCATTCGCGGCGTTTACTTCTCCATCGTCACCCAAGCCGCCTTGCTAGTATTTTACAACTTCTTCAACGGACAGCAAAAACTCATTAACGGGACCAACGGATTAAAAACCTCCACCACCAATCTTTTCGGTACCTATCAAGTAGGTTCCGACAGCGTACAACTGGTATTTTATATCATCACCGTCATAGCCGTTGCCCTTGCCTATGCCTTCTGCCGATGGTTGATTGGCGGACAATTTGGCCGCTTGTTAATTGCCATTCGCGATGATGAAAATCGGGTTTTGTTCTCTGGCTACAACCCCACCGGATTTAAAGTTTTGGTATTTGCTATTTCTGGGGGATTGGCAGGCATTGCCGGTGCTTTATATACCGTGCAGTCGGGAATTATCACCCCGCAATCTTCCATGGAAATCGCCTTCTCCATCGAAATGGTAATCTGGGTTGCTGTCGGCGGTCGCGGTACTCTAGTTGGTGCTATCTTAGGGACATTACTGGTACGGTTTGCGCAAACTTTTCTCAGCGAACAATTTCCCGAAATTTGGCTATTTTTCCAAGGCGCTTTGTTCTTAATTGTGGTGACTGTTCTTCCCAACGGCATCATTGGCTGGCTGCGTCAAGACGGGATTTTTTACCTGCGTCGTTGGTTGGGAATGGATAAATACCTCGCCACCTATCCACAAATTGAAGCCAACCCAGAAGTGCAACAGGAACGCGAAGAAACCGTTGAAGATAGCCATCAAGAAAAACCATGA
- a CDS encoding branched-chain amino acid ABC transporter permease — MLLFFSSVFNGISIGSVLLLAALGLAIVLGLMGVINLAHGELMMLGAYTTYVVQNGFAWLGESWLEFYIFAALPAAFFVAALMGLILERGVIRHLYGRPLETLLATWGISLILRQFVRSVSWNFAIAIGLFCLLFFGSQWLLRRYTQWENIHKRAIGVLSVLAAGLAITAGVALQSQEFLAKPWFGAQNVDVTAPNWLRGGLPVGGFQLPYARLFIIGLTIVCVLGTYWFLNRSNWGLRIRAVTQNRSMSSCLGIPTAKVDALTFAMGSGLAGIAGCAITLLGSVGPNVGVNYIVDTFMVVVVGGVGKIVGSVVAALLIGTANYLIGSGVMALVFSDWQAIVDFFNFFATTSMAKVMVFALIIAFLQIRPAGLFPQKGRS, encoded by the coding sequence TTGCTGCTCTTTTTCAGTAGCGTTTTCAACGGCATCAGCATTGGTTCGGTATTGCTGCTGGCGGCATTGGGACTGGCAATTGTGCTGGGACTGATGGGGGTGATTAATTTAGCTCACGGAGAACTAATGATGTTAGGTGCTTACACCACCTATGTCGTGCAAAATGGGTTTGCCTGGCTGGGAGAAAGCTGGCTAGAGTTTTATATTTTTGCCGCTTTGCCAGCCGCTTTTTTCGTAGCAGCGTTAATGGGACTGATTTTAGAACGGGGCGTTATTCGTCATTTGTACGGCAGACCTTTGGAAACCTTACTGGCTACTTGGGGTATTAGTTTAATTTTGCGCCAGTTTGTGCGTAGCGTCAGTTGGAATTTCGCGATCGCCATTGGTTTGTTTTGTTTGTTATTTTTTGGATCGCAGTGGCTATTGCGGCGCTACACCCAATGGGAAAACATTCACAAGCGCGCAATCGGAGTATTGTCCGTTTTAGCTGCTGGCCTTGCCATTACCGCTGGTGTGGCGTTGCAAAGTCAGGAATTCCTGGCAAAACCCTGGTTTGGCGCGCAAAACGTGGATGTCACCGCGCCGAATTGGTTGCGGGGAGGCTTACCAGTGGGAGGCTTTCAACTGCCTTACGCACGCTTGTTTATTATTGGACTAACCATTGTGTGTGTGTTGGGAACCTACTGGTTTCTCAACCGGTCTAACTGGGGATTGCGCATTCGCGCGGTTACCCAAAATCGCAGCATGAGTTCCTGTCTGGGAATTCCCACCGCCAAAGTGGATGCGCTGACCTTTGCCATGGGGTCGGGATTGGCAGGCATTGCCGGTTGCGCCATTACCCTGTTGGGGTCGGTAGGTCCCAACGTAGGCGTGAATTACATTGTCGATACATTTATGGTGGTGGTGGTTGGCGGCGTTGGCAAAATTGTTGGCAGCGTGGTCGCCGCTTTGTTGATTGGTACAGCCAACTATTTGATTGGTTCGGGAGTGATGGCATTGGTATTTTCCGATTGGCAAGCCATTGTAGATTTTTTCAACTTTTTTGCCACCACCAGTATGGCGAAAGTCATGGTTTTTGCTTTAATTATCGCCTTTTTACAAATCCGTCCGGCAGGCTTGTTCCCGCAGAAAGGACGATCGTAG
- the urtA gene encoding urea ABC transporter substrate-binding protein: protein MARRFNRRKFLLYGSASLGASLFLKACGGGTDTTAGNNGETSDTSTETAATTASGDTIKVGILHSLSGTMAISETTVVDAEMLAIEEINAAGGVLGKQIEPIREDGASDWPTFAEKASKLIEQDKVATVFGCWTSASRKAVKPVFESKDHMLWYPVQYEGQECSKNIFYSGAAPNQQIQPAVDWLLENKGNQFFLIGSDYVFPRTANTIIKQQLKAKGGETVGEDYLPLGSTEVTPIITKIQTALPDGGVIFNTLNGDSNVAFFKQMQGAGLTPDKYPVMSVSVSEEEVRQIGREFVQGHYATWNYFQTVDTPKNQEWVKKFKDKYGEDRVTNDPMEAAYNMVYIWKQAVEQAGTATDLEAVRQAAYGQSFDAPEGKVTMNANHHLSKWVRVGRVREDGLFEIISETDGAVEPKPWNQYVPETKGFACDWSDPEKGGKYKI from the coding sequence ATGGCTCGTAGATTCAACCGACGTAAATTTCTACTATATGGTTCTGCTAGTTTGGGCGCTAGCCTCTTTTTAAAAGCCTGTGGTGGCGGCACCGATACAACCGCCGGCAACAACGGCGAAACCAGCGACACCAGCACCGAAACAGCAGCCACAACTGCCAGTGGCGATACCATCAAGGTAGGCATTTTGCACTCCCTTAGCGGTACCATGGCTATTAGCGAAACCACCGTGGTGGATGCGGAAATGCTAGCCATTGAAGAAATCAATGCCGCCGGCGGTGTCTTAGGCAAACAAATCGAACCCATCAGAGAAGACGGTGCTTCCGACTGGCCAACCTTTGCCGAAAAAGCCAGCAAGCTAATCGAACAAGACAAAGTCGCTACCGTCTTTGGCTGCTGGACATCCGCCAGTCGCAAAGCGGTTAAACCGGTGTTTGAATCCAAAGACCATATGCTGTGGTATCCCGTGCAGTATGAAGGTCAGGAATGTTCCAAAAACATCTTCTATAGTGGTGCGGCCCCCAACCAGCAAATTCAGCCAGCAGTAGACTGGCTTTTAGAAAACAAAGGCAACCAGTTCTTCCTCATCGGTTCTGACTACGTATTTCCCCGCACCGCCAACACCATTATCAAGCAACAACTCAAAGCCAAAGGCGGCGAAACCGTTGGCGAAGATTATTTGCCCCTGGGAAGTACGGAAGTAACCCCGATTATCACCAAAATTCAAACTGCTTTACCCGATGGTGGCGTAATTTTTAATACCCTCAACGGCGATAGCAACGTTGCTTTCTTCAAACAAATGCAAGGTGCTGGTTTGACACCAGATAAATATCCGGTTATGTCGGTGAGCGTTTCCGAAGAAGAAGTGCGTCAAATCGGCAGAGAGTTTGTACAGGGTCACTACGCCACCTGGAACTATTTCCAAACCGTAGATACCCCGAAAAACCAAGAGTGGGTGAAGAAATTTAAAGACAAATACGGCGAAGACCGGGTGACCAACGACCCTATGGAAGCGGCTTACAACATGGTATACATTTGGAAGCAAGCCGTGGAACAAGCGGGAACCGCTACCGACTTAGAAGCCGTACGTCAGGCGGCCTACGGTCAGAGTTTCGATGCCCCCGAAGGCAAAGTCACCATGAATGCCAACCATCACTTGTCTAAGTGGGTGCGCGTGGGTCGCGTCCGTGAAGATGGTTTGTTTGAAATTATCTCGGAAACCGATGGTGCTGTCGAACCGAAACCCTGGAACCAATACGTTCCGGAAACCAAAGGCTTCGCCTGCGACTGGTCCGATCCGGAAAAAGGCGGCAAGTATAAAATTTAG
- the ureG gene encoding urease accessory protein UreG yields MANVLRIGVAGPVGSGKTALVDALCKALRSRYQIAVVTNDIYTREDAEFLVRSQALEAHRIQGVETGGCPHSAIREDASMNLVAIAQLEEQLSDLQLIFIESGGDNLAATFSPELADCTIYVIDVAAGDKIPRKGGPGITKSDLLVINKTDLAPYVGADLAVMERDAQAMRGEKPFVFTNLKTQTGLEKVVEFINNLIVISQSKPIETNQQT; encoded by the coding sequence ATGGCGAACGTACTGCGAATTGGTGTTGCCGGTCCTGTGGGTTCTGGAAAAACGGCGTTGGTGGATGCCCTATGCAAAGCTTTGCGATCGCGCTACCAAATTGCGGTGGTCACCAACGATATTTACACCCGAGAAGACGCGGAATTTTTGGTGCGATCGCAAGCCTTAGAAGCCCACCGCATTCAAGGGGTGGAAACCGGCGGCTGCCCCCATTCCGCCATTCGCGAAGATGCTTCCATGAATTTGGTTGCGATCGCGCAGTTGGAAGAACAATTGTCCGATTTGCAGTTAATTTTCATCGAAAGCGGCGGTGACAATCTGGCAGCCACCTTCAGTCCGGAACTTGCCGATTGTACCATTTACGTCATCGACGTAGCTGCCGGCGACAAAATCCCCCGCAAAGGCGGTCCTGGCATTACCAAATCCGATCTGTTGGTTATCAACAAAACCGACCTGGCACCCTACGTGGGCGCAGATTTAGCGGTGATGGAACGGGATGCCCAAGCCATGCGTGGCGAAAAACCGTTTGTTTTTACCAATTTAAAAACCCAAACCGGTTTGGAAAAAGTCGTAGAATTTATAAATAACTTAATCGTTATATCGCAATCAAAACCAATTGAAACCAACCAACAAACTTGA
- a CDS encoding iron uptake porin encodes MFHRFPAIAAIAPAALAIPSLYVLPATAADPTPVSELQQQASTPNFADDELSQVTSVSQLRDVQPTDWAFQALQSLVERYGCIAGYPDRTFRGNRAMTRYEFAAGLNACMEVMTQLIEQSTADLVRQEDLATLQRLQEEFQAELATLRGRVDSLEARTAELEANQFSTTTKLSGEAVFALSDSFNDDRDTQTVFQGRARLNFVASFTGRDQLNVRLDAGNAEFVGGTNQGAFTYNFDSGNSFELGWMAYYFPIGDKIQVYLPAAFPLWQDFVPTISPELEGFTGANNALTSFGESSPIYKIGLAAGGGIGANYQLSDQLTISAGYFGGDSSDSGLGTGLFNGEYSALGQITFEPTDDIQLAFTYVNAYFSERGSDTAIFDLGVGTNNGVQPFGAGAATITNSFGLQGSWRLSSRFVMNAFGGYTDASETEGSDDAEIWYYGLGLAFPDLGQEGNLAGLIVGAEPYVGGLNGSAAEPNADDVAWHVEGFYRYRLNDNISITPGVVWLTSPNGEDDADDTILGTIRTTFMF; translated from the coding sequence ATGTTCCACAGATTCCCAGCGATCGCGGCGATCGCGCCAGCAGCTCTGGCAATTCCCAGTTTGTACGTCCTCCCAGCAACAGCAGCAGACCCAACGCCTGTTTCCGAGTTACAACAACAAGCATCTACACCAAATTTTGCAGATGACGAGCTATCTCAAGTTACCTCCGTTTCCCAGCTACGAGACGTACAACCCACCGACTGGGCATTTCAGGCTTTGCAATCTTTAGTCGAACGTTACGGCTGTATTGCCGGCTATCCCGATCGCACCTTCCGGGGCAACCGAGCCATGACGCGCTACGAATTTGCTGCTGGCTTGAATGCCTGTATGGAAGTGATGACCCAGCTCATCGAACAAAGTACCGCCGACCTCGTAAGACAAGAAGACCTAGCTACCCTGCAACGGCTGCAAGAAGAATTCCAAGCCGAACTGGCTACCTTGCGCGGTCGTGTAGATAGTTTGGAAGCGCGCACCGCGGAACTAGAAGCCAACCAATTCTCCACCACCACCAAACTCAGCGGCGAAGCTGTCTTTGCCCTCAGCGACTCTTTCAACGACGACCGAGACACCCAAACCGTCTTCCAAGGTCGGGCGCGTTTGAACTTTGTTGCCAGCTTCACCGGCAGAGACCAGTTGAACGTACGTTTGGATGCCGGCAATGCCGAATTTGTCGGGGGGACCAACCAAGGAGCTTTTACATATAATTTCGACAGCGGCAACAGCTTCGAGCTAGGTTGGATGGCATACTATTTCCCCATCGGCGATAAAATTCAAGTATATTTGCCCGCGGCATTCCCCTTATGGCAGGACTTCGTACCCACCATTAGCCCGGAATTGGAAGGTTTCACCGGTGCCAACAACGCCCTCACCAGCTTTGGTGAATCGAGTCCCATCTACAAAATCGGCTTGGCGGCCGGTGGCGGTATTGGTGCCAACTACCAACTGAGCGACCAACTGACCATTTCCGCCGGTTACTTTGGTGGCGATTCTTCTGACTCCGGTCTAGGAACGGGCTTGTTTAACGGTGAATATTCTGCCCTGGGACAAATTACTTTTGAACCCACCGACGATATTCAACTGGCTTTTACTTACGTAAATGCTTACTTTAGCGAACGAGGCAGCGATACGGCCATCTTCGATTTGGGCGTTGGGACCAACAACGGCGTTCAACCCTTTGGCGCTGGTGCTGCGACCATTACCAACTCCTTTGGTTTGCAAGGGTCTTGGCGCTTGTCTTCTCGCTTTGTAATGAATGCCTTTGGTGGATACACGGATGCCTCCGAAACCGAAGGCAGCGATGATGCGGAAATTTGGTATTACGGTTTGGGTTTGGCATTTCCTGATTTGGGACAAGAAGGCAATCTTGCCGGCTTGATTGTGGGGGCAGAACCCTATGTCGGTGGTCTCAACGGCAGTGCTGCCGAACCTAATGCTGACGATGTTGCCTGGCATGTGGAAGGATTTTACCGCTACCGGCTCAACGACAATATTTCCATTACGCCTGGTGTGGTCTGGCTGACATCTCCCAATGGGGAAGATGATGCCGACGATACAATCTTAGGAACGATCCGCACCACGTTTATGTTCTAG
- a CDS encoding urease accessory protein UreF, translating into MALTDITNPTPESEDKALLHLLQLVSPGLPVGAYSYSEGLETWIAAHKIVDGVSLHAWLQHQLQYGSVRIDTAAMLRGYRAVVAGDRAGLCFWNHWLSATRETEELRQAAWQMGKSLADLLAAIAPTTQPWLDACESPRNFALVFGIAAATWGIDEHHATLGYLHAWSSNLIHAGVRLIPIGQTTAQKITYQLSSDIEKAAHAIAALPNDDLESCTWGLSLASMQHETLYSRLCRS; encoded by the coding sequence ATGGCACTGACGGACATCACCAACCCCACCCCAGAATCGGAGGATAAAGCGCTGTTGCACTTACTGCAGTTGGTGAGTCCTGGGTTGCCTGTGGGGGCATACAGTTACTCGGAGGGATTGGAAACTTGGATAGCTGCCCACAAAATTGTTGATGGGGTGAGTTTGCACGCTTGGTTGCAGCACCAACTACAATATGGGTCCGTTCGTATCGATACGGCAGCGATGCTGCGGGGCTATCGGGCTGTGGTGGCGGGCGATCGCGCGGGGTTGTGTTTTTGGAACCACTGGCTGTCGGCTACCCGAGAAACGGAAGAACTGCGACAGGCAGCCTGGCAAATGGGTAAATCTCTGGCGGATTTGCTGGCCGCGATCGCCCCTACGACCCAACCGTGGCTGGATGCTTGCGAATCTCCCCGCAATTTTGCTCTTGTCTTTGGCATCGCTGCCGCCACCTGGGGCATTGACGAACATCACGCTACCCTGGGGTACCTGCACGCTTGGAGCAGCAATTTGATTCACGCTGGGGTACGCCTGATTCCTATTGGACAAACAACCGCTCAAAAAATTACCTATCAGCTCAGTTCTGATATAGAAAAAGCAGCCCACGCGATCGCCGCTCTCCCAAACGACGATCTCGAAAGCTGCACCTGGGGATTATCGTTAGCCAGTATGCAACACGAAACGCTGTATTCACGTCTGTGTCGCAGTTGA
- the hetR gene encoding heterocyst differentiation master regulator HetR yields the protein MPAEPSISDRELNQDLDLVDRLSPSAMDQIMIYLAFSAMRTGGHRHGAFLDAAATAAKCAIYMTYIEQGQNLRMTGHLHHIEPKRVKAIVEEVREALTQGKLLKMLGSAEPRYLIQFPYVWLEKYPWKPGEPRVPGDRLPLPEKRYLEQKLPADIPNAQFINSFQFMELIEFLHARSQEDLPEERCIPLSEALAEHIKRRLIHSGTVTKLDSPWGTPLYALTRASYTPVDDEERTYVTIEDTARFFRMMKGWEQHHPKVMRVLEELDIPEDRMEEAFQELDQIVRAWADKYHQQGGTPMALQMVVGEQDKDLMGHS from the coding sequence ATGCCTGCCGAGCCATCCATCTCAGATCGGGAACTCAATCAAGATTTGGACTTGGTCGATCGCCTCAGCCCGAGTGCGATGGACCAAATTATGATTTATCTGGCGTTTAGCGCCATGAGAACTGGCGGTCACCGCCACGGGGCGTTTTTAGATGCGGCAGCAACGGCTGCCAAATGTGCCATTTACATGACCTACATCGAGCAAGGTCAAAATTTGCGCATGACCGGGCACTTGCACCACATCGAACCCAAACGGGTGAAAGCGATTGTGGAAGAAGTGCGCGAAGCCCTTACTCAGGGAAAATTGCTGAAAATGTTGGGGTCGGCGGAACCCCGCTATTTGATTCAGTTTCCCTATGTGTGGTTGGAGAAATATCCCTGGAAACCTGGAGAACCAAGGGTTCCTGGCGATCGCTTACCCCTGCCAGAAAAGCGGTATCTAGAGCAAAAGCTACCCGCGGATATCCCCAACGCCCAATTTATTAATTCTTTCCAGTTCATGGAACTGATTGAATTTCTACACGCACGTTCCCAGGAAGATTTGCCCGAGGAACGATGCATTCCCCTCAGCGAAGCCCTCGCCGAACATATCAAACGCCGGCTGATTCATTCCGGCACGGTGACCAAACTGGATTCTCCCTGGGGAACGCCTTTGTATGCCCTCACCCGCGCTTCCTACACGCCGGTGGATGACGAGGAACGCACCTACGTCACCATTGAGGATACGGCGCGTTTCTTCCGCATGATGAAGGGGTGGGAACAACACCATCCTAAGGTTATGCGGGTTTTGGAAGAGTTGGATATTCCCGAAGACCGCATGGAGGAAGCTTTCCAAGAATTGGACCAAATCGTGCGTGCTTGGGCGGATAAGTACCACCAACAGGGCGGTACCCCCATGGCTTTGCAAATGGTGGTGGGAGAGCAAGACAAGGACCTCATGGGTCACTCATAA
- a CDS encoding glutamate-5-semialdehyde dehydrogenase, translated as MQTTSNSITEIAQQTRTHARQLAVLPTEARNDALEAIAQALEAASEEILAANAEDCRQAEAEGLSKPLYNRLKLNATKLQGAIAGVRNVKTLEDPVGNVQIHRELDTGLILKRITCSLGVLGVIFESRPDAVIQITSLAVKSGNGVILKGGREAIRSCQAIVQAIVRGLEKTAIDPAVVQLLTSREQIQELLQLDEYVDLIIPRGSNSFVRFVQENTQIPVLGHADGICHVYLDRAADLEKATSIVVDSKTQYPAACNAVETLLVHTDIANSCLHQVVPALQHNGVTLKADDAVREIMPQLAAATEEDWSTEYSDLVLSIKMVDSIDRAMVHINQYGSGHTEAIVTEDPQAAKTFLAQVNSAGVFHNCSTRFSDGYRYGFGAEVGISTQQMPPRGPVGLEGLVTYKYQLTGDGHVAATYSGANAKPFSHRELS; from the coding sequence ATGCAAACCACGTCTAATTCCATTACTGAAATTGCCCAACAAACCCGCACCCACGCTCGCCAACTGGCAGTTTTGCCCACAGAAGCCAGAAACGATGCGCTAGAAGCGATCGCGCAGGCTTTAGAAGCGGCATCTGAGGAAATTTTGGCGGCCAATGCCGAAGACTGCCGGCAAGCAGAGGCAGAAGGATTGTCCAAACCCCTCTACAATCGCTTAAAACTCAATGCTACCAAACTCCAAGGCGCGATCGCTGGCGTACGCAATGTCAAAACCCTGGAAGACCCGGTAGGGAACGTACAGATCCACCGGGAACTTGACACCGGCTTAATTCTCAAACGGATAACCTGCTCTTTAGGCGTATTGGGTGTTATTTTTGAATCGCGTCCGGATGCGGTCATTCAGATTACCAGTTTGGCGGTTAAATCCGGCAATGGAGTGATTCTCAAAGGCGGTCGGGAAGCGATTCGTTCCTGTCAAGCCATCGTGCAAGCCATCGTTCGAGGGTTGGAAAAAACGGCTATCGACCCGGCTGTGGTTCAATTGCTAACCAGTCGGGAACAAATTCAGGAATTGCTGCAACTGGATGAATATGTGGACCTAATTATTCCTAGAGGGTCCAATTCCTTCGTGCGGTTTGTTCAAGAAAACACCCAAATTCCGGTTTTGGGTCACGCCGATGGTATTTGTCACGTATACCTCGATCGCGCCGCCGATTTGGAAAAAGCTACTAGCATTGTAGTGGATTCCAAAACCCAATATCCCGCCGCTTGCAATGCTGTGGAAACTTTGTTGGTTCACACAGATATCGCCAACTCATGCTTGCACCAAGTGGTACCAGCTTTGCAACACAATGGGGTCACTTTAAAAGCAGATGATGCCGTACGGGAAATCATGCCCCAGCTAGCGGCAGCAACCGAAGAAGATTGGTCTACCGAATACAGCGATTTGGTTCTGTCTATTAAAATGGTAGATTCTATAGATCGAGCGATGGTACATATCAACCAATACGGTTCCGGTCATACCGAGGCCATTGTCACCGAAGACCCGCAAGCTGCCAAAACCTTTTTAGCTCAAGTAAATTCTGCTGGGGTCTTTCACAACTGTTCCACCCGATTTTCCGATGGCTACCGCTACGGATTTGGTGCGGAAGTGGGCATTAGTACCCAACAAATGCCGCCGCGGGGTCCAGTTGGTTTGGAAGGGTTGGTTACGTACAAATACCAATTAACCGGTGACGGTCACGTAGCCGCTACGTACAGTGGTGCCAATGCCAAACCTTTCTCCCATCGAGAGCTATCTTAA
- a CDS encoding class I SAM-dependent methyltransferase — protein sequence MGQSRHLIGRSLLEWIGELAQFRTYKNMSDAIAFFMEVHQDLPREGPGSFASTQKAFSMLSGLPQTPRILDIGCGPGQQTLDLLRLTRGTIVAIDNHLPYINKLIMRSQAEGFAERIDARCQDMFDLDLGREGFDLIWAEGAIYILGFERGLSEWKRWLNHPGYMAVTELTWLTSKPSPEIQNFWQANYPAMQTIEENLQTIKRAGYETIGYFCLPESDWWDDYYTPLESRVHLLQEKYAAQPEALEILRSEQQEIDLYRKYSHEYGYVFYVVFPKA from the coding sequence ATGGGGCAGTCGAGACACTTGATTGGGCGATCGCTACTGGAATGGATTGGGGAACTGGCACAATTTAGGACATATAAAAATATGAGCGATGCGATCGCCTTTTTCATGGAAGTTCACCAAGATTTGCCCCGGGAAGGTCCGGGTAGTTTTGCTTCTACGCAAAAGGCCTTTTCCATGCTTTCTGGTTTGCCACAGACACCGCGAATTCTCGATATTGGTTGCGGACCGGGACAGCAAACGCTGGATTTGTTACGCTTAACGCGCGGTACCATTGTTGCCATCGACAATCATTTGCCGTATATAAATAAACTCATAATGCGATCGCAAGCAGAAGGGTTTGCCGAACGTATTGATGCCAGATGTCAAGATATGTTTGATTTGGATTTGGGTAGGGAAGGTTTCGATCTTATTTGGGCGGAGGGGGCGATTTATATTCTTGGCTTTGAAAGGGGATTGTCGGAGTGGAAACGCTGGTTAAACCATCCCGGATATATGGCGGTTACCGAACTGACTTGGCTAACCTCAAAGCCATCGCCAGAAATTCAAAATTTTTGGCAGGCAAACTATCCCGCCATGCAAACCATTGAGGAAAATTTACAAACCATCAAACGCGCTGGATACGAAACTATTGGCTATTTTTGTTTACCCGAATCTGATTGGTGGGATGATTACTATACACCTTTAGAAAGCAGGGTACACCTGTTGCAAGAAAAATATGCGGCACAACCAGAGGCGTTAGAGATTCTTCGCAGCGAACAACAGGAAATTGACTTGTATAGAAAATACAGCCATGAATACGGTTACGTTTTTTACGTGGTTTTTCCCAAAGCCTAG
- a CDS encoding Spy/CpxP family protein refolding chaperone produces the protein MKLRHIFLLSAIPVLFAVGMPAVQAQNWDADDSQILTQRGPGNGHRGDRFERFIDQLDLSEEQVDQIRAIREESREEADELRSQLQQERDKMQSLLSSDAGNDQLMEQHEQMQQLRQQMGDHRFQTMLQIRDVLTSEQKAQLAEMIQQRRERFGERRRNFRR, from the coding sequence ATGAAGTTACGCCATATCTTTTTACTTTCTGCGATTCCAGTTCTTTTTGCTGTGGGAATGCCGGCGGTACAGGCGCAAAACTGGGATGCTGATGATTCTCAAATCCTAACACAAAGGGGTCCGGGTAATGGACATCGCGGCGATCGCTTTGAGAGGTTTATCGACCAGTTAGACCTCAGCGAGGAACAAGTTGACCAAATTCGTGCCATCCGGGAGGAATCTCGCGAGGAAGCCGACGAATTGCGATCGCAATTGCAACAAGAACGCGATAAAATGCAGTCTCTACTTTCCAGCGATGCCGGCAACGACCAGTTGATGGAACAACACGAACAAATGCAACAGTTGCGGCAGCAAATGGGAGACCATCGTTTTCAAACCATGCTGCAAATTCGGGATGTTCTCACTTCCGAACAAAAAGCACAACTGGCAGAGATGATACAGCAGCGTCGCGAACGATTTGGCGAACGTCGCCGCAATTTCCGCCGTTAA